From one Comamonas piscis genomic stretch:
- a CDS encoding imelysin family protein, protein MSQRLVRRSVLGLALGLGLGAVTGVATPAFAQTAAAKASKLDARAVAVGYSELVYANYSDSLGSARDMQKAIAALLAAPSKETLEAARKSWLDAREFYGQTEAFRFYGGPIDDENGPEGQINAWPMDESYVDYVEGKANAGFINDPKFKITKANLAKQNERGGEENIATGWHAIEFLLWGQDLSETGPGDRSFEDYVDGKRANADRRRLYLKVVTELLIDDLASVTKAWAPGQKNFRAQFDKGGVESVRKIIVGLGSLSRGELAGERMEVPLNSQDQEDEHSCFSDNTHRDMVANAMGIQNVWLGQYKRRDGSSLKVASLADLVGAKNAELSGKTSAQIASTVKATEGIQAPFDREIIGGADAPGRKRIQAAVDSATEQSKLLVQAANAIGITKLTLVQP, encoded by the coding sequence ATGTCGCAACGACTAGTACGCCGTTCGGTGTTGGGCTTGGCCTTGGGCCTGGGTTTGGGCGCAGTGACCGGTGTCGCAACACCGGCATTTGCACAGACTGCGGCCGCCAAGGCCAGCAAGCTGGACGCACGCGCGGTAGCGGTGGGTTACAGCGAATTGGTCTATGCCAACTACAGCGACAGCCTGGGCTCGGCACGCGACATGCAAAAGGCCATCGCCGCTCTGCTGGCTGCGCCCTCCAAAGAGACGCTGGAGGCGGCTCGCAAAAGCTGGCTCGACGCGCGTGAGTTCTATGGCCAGACGGAAGCCTTCCGCTTCTACGGCGGCCCGATCGACGACGAAAACGGCCCCGAAGGCCAGATCAACGCCTGGCCGATGGACGAGTCCTATGTGGACTATGTCGAGGGCAAGGCCAATGCCGGCTTCATCAACGACCCCAAGTTCAAGATCACCAAGGCCAACCTGGCCAAGCAAAACGAGCGCGGCGGCGAGGAAAACATCGCCACCGGCTGGCATGCGATCGAGTTTCTGCTCTGGGGCCAGGACCTGTCCGAAACCGGCCCGGGCGACCGCTCGTTTGAAGACTATGTGGACGGCAAGCGCGCCAACGCCGACCGCCGCCGCCTCTACCTGAAGGTGGTGACCGAGCTGCTGATCGACGACCTGGCCAGCGTCACCAAGGCCTGGGCACCGGGCCAGAAGAACTTCCGCGCCCAGTTCGACAAGGGCGGTGTGGAATCGGTGCGCAAGATCATCGTGGGCCTGGGCTCGCTGTCGCGCGGCGAACTGGCTGGCGAGCGCATGGAAGTGCCGCTGAACTCGCAGGACCAGGAAGACGAGCATTCCTGCTTCTCGGACAACACCCACCGCGACATGGTGGCCAATGCCATGGGCATCCAGAACGTCTGGCTGGGCCAGTACAAGCGCCGCGATGGTTCGAGCCTGAAGGTGGCCTCGCTGGCCGACCTGGTGGGCGCCAAGAACGCCGAGCTGTCGGGCAAGACCAGCGCGCAGATCGCCAGCACCGTGAAGGCGACCGAAGGCATCCAGGCACCGTTTGACCGCGAAATCATTGGCGGCGCCGATGCTCCTGGCCGCAAGCGCATCCAGGCAGCGGTAGACAGCGCCACCGAGCAGTCCAAGCTGCTGGTGCAGGCGGCCAATGCCATCGGCATCACCAAGCTGACCCTCGTTCAGCCCTGA
- a CDS encoding di-heme oxidoredictase family protein: MSLKMNDKMPGGRTQRLAWAAAGLCAAAALAVALRPQASVAQTAPAEAATAAPAQDPSEMTGGDTTVFATGKNAFSFPFASLADAERTRFVIGNSFFKRNWVEAPASTRLRDGLGPHFIARSCAGCHIMDGRGEPPEFKRTLGPDPEPTVALLIRLSVPGKADPHVGVVPEPTYGDQFNNAAVQGVKPEGIVRIHGTPIKGRFADGTAYELIQPRYELTDLGYGPMAKDVMLGPRIAPQVVGVGLIEAIADADIFANVQEQAALAGPIKGQVNRVWDAYGQREAIGRFGWKANSPSVAHQTANAFSGDMGITSRIFPNENCSPAQKDCLAAPHGGGLDKSTAGRTAAQARADAPEIDDKTLNDVIFYQATLAPAARRNINDSAVKLGQRLFAQAQCAVCHKPSYVTGPGPFPPLTASNIAGQKIWPYTDLLLHDMGPALADGRPDFLASGQQWRTPPLWGIGLIQDVNGHQRLLHDGRARGVLEAILWHGGEAEQAKQQVLNMDAAEREALVKFVESL; encoded by the coding sequence ATGTCTTTGAAGATGAATGACAAGATGCCCGGTGGCCGCACCCAGCGGCTGGCATGGGCAGCAGCGGGTTTGTGCGCGGCCGCAGCCTTGGCGGTGGCCCTGCGCCCGCAGGCCAGCGTGGCGCAGACGGCGCCCGCTGAGGCCGCTACAGCGGCGCCTGCGCAAGACCCCAGCGAGATGACCGGCGGCGACACCACGGTGTTTGCCACCGGCAAGAACGCGTTCTCGTTTCCTTTTGCCTCCCTGGCCGATGCAGAGCGCACGCGCTTTGTCATCGGCAACTCTTTTTTCAAACGCAACTGGGTAGAGGCACCGGCCTCGACCCGGCTGCGCGATGGCCTGGGCCCGCACTTTATTGCCCGCAGCTGCGCGGGCTGCCACATCATGGATGGGCGCGGTGAGCCGCCAGAATTCAAGCGCACCTTGGGGCCGGACCCCGAGCCGACGGTAGCGCTGCTGATCCGCCTGTCCGTGCCGGGCAAGGCCGACCCGCATGTGGGCGTGGTGCCCGAGCCGACCTATGGCGACCAGTTCAACAATGCGGCGGTGCAGGGCGTCAAGCCCGAGGGCATCGTGCGCATCCACGGCACGCCCATCAAGGGCCGCTTTGCCGATGGCACGGCCTACGAGCTGATCCAGCCCCGCTACGAATTGACCGACCTGGGCTACGGCCCGATGGCCAAGGATGTGATGCTGGGCCCGCGCATTGCGCCCCAGGTGGTGGGCGTGGGCCTGATCGAGGCGATTGCCGACGCCGACATCTTCGCCAATGTGCAGGAGCAGGCGGCGCTGGCCGGCCCCATCAAGGGCCAGGTCAACCGCGTCTGGGATGCCTACGGCCAGCGCGAGGCCATTGGCCGCTTTGGCTGGAAGGCCAACTCGCCCAGCGTGGCGCACCAGACGGCCAACGCCTTCTCCGGCGATATGGGCATCACCTCGCGCATTTTCCCGAACGAGAACTGCAGCCCGGCGCAAAAGGACTGCCTGGCCGCCCCGCATGGCGGCGGTCTGGACAAATCCACCGCCGGCCGCACGGCGGCACAGGCCCGCGCCGATGCGCCCGAGATCGATGACAAGACGCTCAACGATGTGATCTTCTACCAGGCGACCTTGGCGCCGGCTGCCCGCCGCAACATCAATGACTCGGCCGTCAAGCTGGGCCAGCGGCTGTTTGCGCAGGCGCAGTGCGCTGTTTGCCACAAGCCCAGCTATGTGACCGGCCCGGGCCCCTTCCCACCGCTGACCGCCAGCAATATTGCTGGCCAAAAGATCTGGCCCTACACCGATCTGCTGCTGCATGACATGGGCCCGGCGTTGGCCGATGGGCGGCCGGACTTTCTGGCCAGCGGCCAGCAGTGGCGCACCCCGCCGCTGTGGGGCATTGGCCTGATCCAGGATGTAAACGGCCACCAGCGCCTGCTGCACGATGGCCGTGCGCGGGGCGTGCTCGAAGCGATTCTGTGGCATGGCGGCGAGGCCGAGCAGGCCAAGCAGCAGGTGCTGAATATGGATGCCGCCGAGCGCGAGGCCTTGGTCAAATTTGTGGAGTCGCTATGA
- a CDS encoding imelysin family protein, giving the protein MTQVGLKPWPAKAAQSWGRACALVALAAIGSAAPLAQAADTPMPYYTAAQALQSLYGQHLPARAAAFVQAAAAQDQVLAGFCAGPAAAAKTAATELRGQWQRSHTAWLQLSTPSVGPLVERRSLRQIDFTPIRTALITRAVKKGPQTAADMELVGTPAKGFGALDWLLSQGLQPATPECAFALQVAKAISAEAQSLQTALDPLRSKTWSVEGSETEPEDVASPGAKETGAAIEEWINQWLGGLERLRWAQMEKPVKVVEGSNKAPAFARIAMAHNWREWQTQWQALHAQALLTPAQRQQPPVPGKDLISIEALLLSKGHIALAQRWREAIGVVDAAMPAPGKAPAKEGAQANTEILALATKLKGITALYQAEIAPALDIPLGFSDSDGD; this is encoded by the coding sequence ATGACGCAAGTCGGTTTGAAACCTTGGCCCGCCAAGGCCGCGCAATCCTGGGGCAGGGCTTGCGCCCTGGTGGCCCTGGCCGCCATCGGCAGCGCTGCCCCGTTGGCGCAGGCGGCGGACACCCCCATGCCGTACTACACGGCCGCCCAGGCGCTGCAAAGCCTGTATGGCCAGCATCTGCCCGCCCGTGCGGCGGCGTTTGTGCAGGCCGCTGCTGCGCAAGACCAGGTACTGGCCGGCTTCTGCGCCGGGCCTGCCGCTGCTGCCAAAACTGCGGCGACGGAGCTGCGCGGACAGTGGCAGCGCAGCCATACCGCTTGGCTGCAGCTGTCCACGCCCAGCGTGGGGCCCTTGGTGGAGCGCCGCTCGCTGCGGCAGATTGATTTCACGCCAATCCGCACGGCACTGATTACCCGCGCCGTCAAAAAAGGCCCGCAGACCGCCGCCGATATGGAGCTGGTGGGCACGCCCGCCAAGGGCTTTGGTGCGCTGGACTGGCTGCTGAGCCAGGGCTTGCAACCGGCAACCCCTGAATGCGCGTTTGCGCTGCAGGTGGCCAAGGCGATCAGCGCCGAAGCGCAAAGCTTGCAGACCGCGCTGGATCCCTTGCGCAGCAAGACCTGGAGCGTCGAAGGCTCGGAGACCGAGCCCGAGGATGTCGCCAGCCCCGGTGCCAAGGAAACCGGCGCAGCCATTGAGGAGTGGATCAACCAGTGGCTGGGTGGCCTGGAGCGCCTGCGCTGGGCGCAGATGGAAAAGCCGGTCAAGGTGGTGGAGGGCAGCAACAAGGCGCCCGCCTTTGCACGCATTGCCATGGCACACAACTGGCGCGAGTGGCAAACCCAGTGGCAGGCATTGCATGCCCAGGCTTTGCTGACCCCCGCCCAGCGCCAGCAGCCGCCCGTGCCCGGCAAGGACCTGATCTCGATCGAGGCTTTGCTGCTCAGCAAGGGCCATATCGCCCTGGCACAGCGCTGGCGCGAGGCCATTGGCGTGGTGGATGCCGCCATGCCGGCCCCCGGCAAGGCGCCAGCCAAAGAAGGCGCGCAGGCCAATACCGAGATTCTGGCGCTCGCCACCAAGCTTAAGGGCATCACCGCGCTGTACCAGGCCGAGATTGCGCCAGCGCTCGATATTCCGCTGGGCTTTAGCGACAGCGATGGCGACTGA
- a CDS encoding DUF1513 domain-containing protein, with amino-acid sequence MTVLSTPIPRRALLRGLGASAMGALGLAELSFAKDAGSMAGVTRLAAVWRDGPSAMAQDWAGVLEVLPQASGGHAWRIAARTPLPTRGHGVQTLPDGQLVFAARRPGDWLLRWQPQTDALQWAWMQEDRCFNGHVSLAAPTTAQAQAGAGRSGILFTTETDLEDSQGCIGLRDAVSLEKRAEWRSHGMDPHELLVLPAALGPLPAGTLVVANGGIPTQSETGRSKKWLDAMDPSLVALHPADGRLLGQWKLPDPRLSIRHLAWDATRQRLGIALQAEHDDERRHSAPIFAVWDGQRLQLAQDQPPLAGYGGSVECAPLAQGGFVVSCPKSDCMAWFDAQARYLGSSPQGDVCPVARDGARLWAGGGHAVAERTSRSSDQAVTALDTVTGLMFDNHWRLVG; translated from the coding sequence GTGACTGTGTTATCCACACCCATCCCCCGGCGCGCGCTGCTGCGTGGGCTGGGCGCCTCGGCGATGGGGGCGCTGGGCTTGGCCGAGCTGTCCTTTGCCAAAGATGCGGGCAGCATGGCTGGCGTGACCCGGCTGGCAGCCGTATGGCGCGATGGCCCCAGCGCGATGGCGCAAGACTGGGCCGGTGTGCTGGAGGTGCTGCCCCAGGCCAGCGGCGGCCATGCCTGGCGCATTGCAGCGCGCACCCCGCTGCCCACACGCGGCCATGGCGTGCAAACCCTGCCGGATGGCCAATTGGTGTTTGCCGCCCGTCGCCCGGGCGATTGGCTGCTGCGCTGGCAGCCCCAGACAGACGCGCTGCAATGGGCCTGGATGCAGGAGGACCGCTGCTTTAACGGCCATGTGTCGCTGGCGGCGCCTACAACCGCGCAAGCCCAAGCGGGCGCAGGCCGCAGCGGCATCCTCTTCACCACCGAAACCGATCTGGAAGACAGCCAGGGCTGCATTGGCCTGCGCGATGCCGTCAGCCTGGAGAAGCGGGCCGAATGGCGCAGCCATGGCATGGACCCGCATGAGCTGCTGGTGCTGCCTGCTGCGTTGGGCCCGCTGCCGGCGGGCACCTTGGTGGTGGCCAACGGTGGCATCCCCACGCAAAGCGAGACGGGCCGCAGCAAGAAATGGCTGGATGCCATGGACCCGTCTCTCGTCGCGCTGCACCCCGCCGACGGCCGTCTGCTGGGCCAGTGGAAGCTGCCCGACCCGCGCCTGTCGATCCGCCACCTGGCCTGGGATGCCACGCGCCAGCGCCTGGGTATTGCACTGCAGGCCGAGCATGATGACGAACGGCGCCACAGCGCGCCCATCTTTGCGGTATGGGATGGCCAGCGCCTGCAACTGGCGCAAGACCAGCCGCCGCTGGCCGGTTATGGCGGCAGCGTGGAATGCGCGCCCCTCGCGCAGGGCGGTTTTGTGGTCAGCTGCCCCAAGTCGGATTGCATGGCCTGGTTTGATGCCCAGGCGCGCTACCTGGGCAGCAGCCCCCAGGGCGATGTTTGCCCGGTGGCCCGCGATGGCGCACGACTATGGGCCGGCGGCGGCCATGCCGTAGCCGAGCGAACCAGCCGCAGCAGTGACCAAGCAGTGACCGCGCTGGATACGGTGACCGGGCTGATGTTCGACAACCACTGGCGCCTGGTCGGTTAA
- a CDS encoding phosphatase PAP2 family protein, with protein MPSCPPASFTDTRAPWYNPRWLLATVLSSLLIALWDAGGRDLALAHLWGTAQGFALRDDHFLVTYMHQGMRNLGWVVVLALSLGVWLPFGLLRQLPTARRVQLLVSILASLAVVAILKRSSATSCPWDLSIFGGVAEYVSHWRWGLHDGGAGHCFPAGHAAAGFSFVGGYFALARDTPRAARWWLAAAIALGLLLGLGQQMRGAHYMSHTLWTGWLCWTAGLAIDMGMARRRRQAAD; from the coding sequence ATGCCCTCTTGCCCCCCCGCCTCGTTCACCGACACCCGAGCCCCTTGGTACAACCCCCGCTGGCTGCTGGCCACCGTGCTCAGTTCTTTGCTGATTGCGCTCTGGGATGCCGGGGGCCGTGACCTGGCACTGGCCCACCTCTGGGGTACGGCGCAGGGCTTTGCGCTGCGCGATGACCATTTTCTGGTCACCTATATGCACCAGGGTATGCGCAACCTGGGTTGGGTGGTAGTGCTGGCGCTGAGTCTGGGCGTCTGGCTGCCGTTTGGCCTGCTGCGCCAGTTGCCCACCGCCCGCCGGGTGCAGTTGCTGGTCAGCATTCTGGCCTCTCTCGCGGTGGTGGCCATCCTCAAGCGCAGCAGCGCTACCAGCTGCCCCTGGGACCTATCGATCTTTGGCGGCGTGGCCGAGTATGTGTCGCACTGGCGCTGGGGCCTGCACGACGGCGGCGCCGGCCACTGCTTTCCGGCCGGCCATGCGGCAGCGGGCTTTTCCTTTGTCGGCGGCTATTTTGCGCTGGCCCGCGACACACCCCGTGCCGCCCGCTGGTGGCTGGCCGCCGCCATCGCCCTAGGCCTGCTGCTGGGCCTGGGCCAGCAAATGCGCGGCGCCCATTACATGAGCCACACCTTGTGGACGGGCTGGCTGTGCTGGACGGCGGGCCTGGCTATTGACATGGGCATGGCACGCCGCCGCAGGCAGGCGGCGGACTAA
- a CDS encoding response regulator transcription factor, which translates to MRILMVEDDAGIAEGLKANLQQRGHAVDWCSTLAEAWRALTAEGFDVVLLDLGLPDGDGSRLLQQLRNAPAPTGLRKTLPDPATPVIILTARDGVHDRIEGLDLGADDYLSKPFDAEELQARLRALVRRAAGRANPLIHYRDLVLDPAQHQLRLRDEAVELSPRAYTILLILLQAQGRVLSRQQLEEKLYSFDASVESNAVEVHIHHLRKKLGADYILTMRGVGYFMPQDQAP; encoded by the coding sequence ATGCGCATACTCATGGTGGAAGACGATGCCGGCATTGCAGAGGGCCTGAAGGCCAATCTGCAGCAGCGCGGCCATGCGGTGGACTGGTGCTCTACCTTGGCCGAGGCCTGGCGCGCGCTCACCGCCGAGGGCTTTGATGTCGTGCTGCTCGACCTGGGCCTGCCCGATGGCGATGGCTCGCGCCTATTGCAGCAGCTGCGCAATGCCCCCGCGCCCACGGGCCTGCGCAAGACCCTGCCAGATCCCGCCACCCCCGTCATCATCCTCACCGCCCGCGATGGCGTGCATGACCGCATTGAAGGCCTGGACCTGGGCGCCGATGACTACCTCTCAAAACCCTTTGATGCCGAAGAACTGCAGGCCCGCTTGCGCGCCCTGGTGCGCCGCGCCGCAGGCCGCGCCAATCCGCTGATCCACTACCGCGATCTGGTGCTGGACCCGGCCCAGCACCAGCTGCGGCTGCGCGACGAGGCCGTTGAACTTTCGCCCCGGGCCTACACCATCTTGCTGATCCTGTTGCAGGCCCAGGGCAGGGTGCTGTCGCGCCAGCAGCTCGAAGAAAAGCTCTACAGCTTTGATGCCTCGGTCGAGAGCAATGCGGTGGAGGTGCACATCCACCACCTGCGCAAAAAACTCGGTGCCGACTACATCTTGACCATGCGCGGCGTGGGCTACTTCATGCCCCAGGACCAGGCACCGTGA
- a CDS encoding histidine kinase dimerization/phospho-acceptor domain-containing protein has translation MAAKPPRLPQLRTRLLVWILAALVIVWASFVYWAYQTGIEEADELTDGHLAGVAALVLNIPYSAQIPAGLPTERVALPGLHAHDYQQSMSLQVWSAEGDLVLNVGTAPRLHFADGRSGFFDAQLGPKHEVWRTFTQWNTEHTRKVAVLVNLQERDDLADDIAGQMILPGLWLLPVVTLVLGFTIRAGLKPLTQLSRDVEQLEPEQGQRLSTGHNWQEFRAVTLAFNSLLDRNDEAMERERKLANQIAHELRTPLTSISLHAQSLQGGLDPAQQALAVQRLHADALRAGHVLNQILALARSSRVGLTQQAAPVDLAQLARTVGAEYAQAAWQRGGSVAVEMPEQLWVSGHAVLLEVALRNLVENALRHTPEGTQIEMQGGSEGGRCWLQVCDDGGRLKEQAAPEPVDSLQLGHQIVDRIMALHGGRFDCPAALAPYTTCYRLGMPLAQMA, from the coding sequence CTGGCGGCCAAGCCCCCGCGCCTGCCCCAGCTGCGCACCCGGCTGCTGGTCTGGATTCTGGCGGCGCTGGTCATCGTCTGGGCCAGCTTTGTCTACTGGGCCTACCAAACCGGTATTGAAGAAGCCGATGAGCTGACCGATGGTCACCTGGCCGGCGTCGCCGCGCTGGTGCTCAATATTCCTTACAGCGCGCAAATCCCGGCGGGCCTGCCGACCGAGCGGGTGGCGCTGCCGGGTCTGCATGCGCATGACTACCAGCAGTCGATGAGCCTGCAGGTCTGGAGCGCCGAGGGCGATCTGGTGCTCAATGTCGGCACTGCGCCGCGCCTGCATTTTGCCGATGGGCGCAGTGGTTTTTTTGATGCGCAGTTGGGCCCCAAGCACGAGGTCTGGCGCACCTTCACCCAGTGGAACACCGAGCACACGCGCAAGGTGGCCGTGCTGGTCAACCTGCAAGAGCGCGATGACCTGGCCGATGACATCGCAGGGCAGATGATTCTGCCGGGGCTGTGGTTGCTGCCGGTCGTCACCCTGGTGCTGGGTTTCACGATACGCGCCGGCCTCAAGCCCTTGACCCAGCTGTCGCGCGATGTGGAGCAGCTCGAACCCGAGCAGGGCCAGCGCCTTTCCACCGGCCACAACTGGCAGGAGTTCCGGGCGGTCACCTTGGCGTTCAACAGTTTGCTGGACCGCAATGACGAGGCGATGGAGCGCGAACGCAAGCTGGCCAACCAGATCGCGCATGAGCTGCGCACGCCGCTGACTTCCATCAGCCTGCATGCACAATCCCTGCAAGGCGGGCTGGACCCCGCCCAGCAGGCGCTGGCGGTGCAGCGCCTGCATGCCGATGCGCTGCGCGCCGGCCATGTGCTCAACCAGATTCTGGCCTTGGCCCGCAGCAGCCGGGTGGGCTTGACCCAGCAGGCCGCGCCGGTGGACCTGGCGCAGCTGGCGCGCACAGTGGGCGCCGAGTATGCGCAAGCCGCCTGGCAGCGCGGCGGCAGTGTGGCGGTGGAGATGCCCGAGCAACTGTGGGTGAGCGGCCATGCCGTGCTGCTGGAGGTGGCCCTGCGCAACCTGGTCGAAAACGCACTGCGCCACACCCCCGAGGGCACGCAGATAGAGATGCAGGGCGGCAGCGAGGGCGGCCGGTGCTGGCTGCAGGTCTGCGACGATGGCGGCCGCCTGAAGGAGCAAGCCGCGCCCGAGCCGGTGGACAGCCTGCAGCTGGGCCACCAGATCGTGGACCGCATCATGGCCTTGCACGGTGGCCGTTTTGACTGCCCCGCCGCTTTGGCGCCCTATACCACTTGCTACCGCCTCGGTATGCCTCTCGCCCAGATGGCCTGA
- the fba gene encoding class II fructose-bisphosphate aldolase (catalyzes the reversible aldol condensation of dihydroxyacetonephosphate and glyceraldehyde 3-phosphate in the Calvin cycle, glycolysis, and/or gluconeogenesis), whose product MPLISMREMLDHAAENGYGIPAFNVNNLEQVQAVMSAADEVGAPVILQASAGARKYAGEPFIKHLIQAAAEMYPHIPLVMHQDHGTTPEICQGALNLGFGSVMMDGSLMSDGKTPSSFDYNVDVTQKVVAMAHQIGATVEGELGCLGNLETGEAGEEDGIGAVGKLDHSQMLTDPEEAAVFVKATQLDALAIAIGTSHGAYKFSRKPTGDILAISRVKEIHARIPNTHLVMHGSSSVPQDLLAIINQYGGKMKETYGVPVEEIQEAIKFGVRKINIDTDIRLAMTGAVRKFLAENPDKFDAREWLKPAREAAKIICKARYVEFGCEGQGGKIKGYSLEQMAKKYSAGDLAQLVK is encoded by the coding sequence ATGCCTTTGATCTCGATGCGCGAAATGCTCGACCATGCCGCCGAAAATGGCTACGGCATCCCTGCCTTTAACGTCAACAACCTGGAACAAGTCCAGGCGGTGATGTCGGCGGCGGACGAAGTGGGCGCGCCCGTGATTCTGCAAGCCAGCGCCGGCGCCCGCAAGTATGCGGGTGAGCCCTTCATCAAGCACCTGATCCAGGCCGCAGCCGAGATGTACCCCCACATCCCGCTGGTGATGCACCAGGACCACGGCACCACCCCCGAGATCTGCCAGGGCGCGCTGAACCTGGGCTTTGGCTCGGTGATGATGGACGGCTCGCTGATGAGCGACGGCAAGACCCCGTCGTCCTTCGACTACAACGTCGATGTGACCCAGAAGGTGGTGGCCATGGCCCACCAGATCGGTGCCACGGTCGAAGGCGAGCTGGGCTGCCTGGGCAACCTGGAAACCGGTGAAGCCGGCGAAGAAGACGGCATCGGTGCCGTGGGCAAGCTGGACCACAGCCAGATGCTGACCGACCCGGAAGAAGCCGCGGTGTTCGTCAAGGCCACCCAGCTGGATGCACTGGCCATCGCCATCGGCACCAGCCACGGCGCCTACAAGTTCAGCCGCAAGCCCACGGGCGACATCCTGGCGATCTCCCGCGTCAAGGAAATCCATGCACGCATCCCCAACACCCACCTGGTGATGCATGGCTCCTCGTCGGTACCCCAGGATCTGCTGGCCATCATCAACCAGTACGGCGGCAAGATGAAGGAAACCTACGGCGTGCCGGTCGAGGAAATCCAGGAAGCCATCAAGTTCGGCGTGCGCAAGATCAATATCGACACCGATATCCGCTTGGCGATGACCGGCGCGGTGCGCAAGTTCCTGGCCGAGAACCCCGACAAGTTTGACGCCCGCGAATGGCTCAAGCCTGCGCGTGAAGCTGCCAAGATCATCTGCAAGGCCCGTTACGTCGAGTTCGGCTGCGAAGGCCAGGGCGGCAAGATCAAAGGCTACAGCCTGGAGCAGATGGCCAAGAAGTACAGCGCTGGCGATCTGGCCCAGCTGGTCAAGTAA